GGTCTCGAATCCGCTCGACGACGAGCGACTGTTCGCCGCCGCCGAGGTGTTCGACGGACCCGTGGTCGTCAAACCGAACTCGACCACCCGCGGCACGGGCATCGTCCGCGTCGACGACGCCGATTCGCTCTCTGGCGTGGCGGACTACCTCCGACTCGTCCACGACTACCACGCGACGGGCGACAAGTCGTACTTGCTCCAAGAGTTTCTGCCCGACGCGCGCGATTACCGGGCGATGGTCGTCGACGGCGACTGCGTCGGCGGCGTCGAGCGCCGGTTGCCGGCTGAAGCGTGCGAGGACGGTCGGTGGAAGCACAACGTCCACCGGGGCGCGGAGGCCGCAGCCGTTGAACTGCCGGAGCGGCACCGTCGACTTGCCGAAGAAGTTGCCGGCGTGCTCGATATTCCGTACCTCGGCGTCGACCTGCTCGAAACGGAGGACCGCCTCCTCGTCGGCGAGACGAACGCCCGCCCGACCATCGACGACGACGCGAAGTACGACTCGGGTTTCTACGACCGGTTGGCGGCGCTCGTAAGACGGCAGATCGAGTGAGGACTATCCGCAAACGGCGGTCGCGTCGCTGGACGTCGGGTGCGTCAAAAACTCGGAGAGAAGCGGCGACGGCGTCGGCGCGTCTGCGCTACTCCACGTCGATTTCGGCGGAGTCCTCGATACGGTCAAGCGTCACCTGGAGGACGCCGTTTTTGAACGTCGCGCTCGCGGAGTGTTCGTCGACGCGGGTGGGCAGTTGGATGCGCTCGTCGTACTCGCGGCGGTCGCTCGCGGCGCTGATAGTGAGGCGTTCGCCGTCGCACTTCAGGTCGATGTCGTCCTTGTCGACGCCGGGGAGGTCGGCGACGACGCGAATATGGTCGCCCTCGTCGATGACGTCAACGTGCGTCTCGGTCGTAAAGCCCGATTGGTCCTCGAACCCGCCGGTCATCTCGTTCATCATGCGCTCGATTTCGCCGAAAATGTCGCCGAACGGGTCATCACGGTCGTCTCGCTTCATGCGGCAGGCTATGTCGTATGCGCTCAAAAGCCTTCTGTCGATGTCGGGTGCGCCGAATCCGTCCCGAACAGTACGGCTAAAAGAGACGTTCCAAAACCAATATACGAGGCGGGGTTTAAATACTACACAGGCACTAACTCAGCTATGAGTGAAAAATCGTACCTAGGTCGCGGGGAAGAAGTCGACGAATCGGAAGTCGTACGCATCGCGCTTAACGGCTTCGGGCGCATCGGGCGGAACGTCTTCCGCGCCGTCATGGACGACCCGCGCATCGAACTGGTCGCCATCAACGACGTGATGGACGGCGAGGACATGCGGTATCTCAGCAAGTACGACACCGTTATGGGCCGCCTCGACGGCGTGACGCTGGAGGACGACCGCCTCTCCATCGGCGACACGTCGGCGGAGGTGCTCAACGTCCAGAGCCCCGCCGAACTGCCGTGGGACGACCTCGACGTCGACGTCGCACTGGAGTGCACGGGCATCTTCCGCACGTACGACGACGCCCACGACCACGTTGAGGCGGGCGCGGACAGGGTCATCATCTCCGCGCCGCCGAAAGGCGACAAGCCGGTCAAGCAAATCGTCTACGGCGTCAACCACGACGAGTACGACGGCGAGGACGTCGTCTCGAACGCCTCCTGCACGACCAACAGCATCACGCCGGTTGCGAAGGTGCTCAACGAGGAGTTCGGCATCAACTCCGGCCTGATGACGACCGTGCACGCCTACACCGGGTCGCAGAGCCTCATCGACGCGCCAAAAGGCAAGACGCGCCGCGGGCGCGCCGCCGCCGAGAACATCATCCCGACGACGACGGGCGCGGCGAAGGCGACGACCGAGATTCTCCCCGAACTCGACGGCAAACTCGACGGGATGGCCATCCGCGTACCGGTGCCGAACGGCTCCATCACGGAACTCGTCGTCGACCTGCAGGGCGACCCCAGTGCAGACGAGATCAACGAGGCGTTCCGAAACGCCGCCGACGGCGAATTGGCGGGCGTGCTCGGCTACACCGACGACGAGGTCGTCTCCTCGGACATCCTCCAGCTGCCGTTCTCCTCGACGGTCGACCTGAACTCGACGAACGTGCTCGAAAACGGTGGTCTCGCGAAGATCCTTACGTGGTACGACAACGAGTACGGCTTCTCCTGCCGAATGCTCGACGTCGCGCGCTACATCACCGAGGAGTAACGCCGCACTCACGGCTGAGTCCGCATTTTTTTGGTCGCGCCAGAGGACGCTAGCGGAGCGCTTCGCGGAGGCGCCCGAACCGTCGTGCAACTTCGACCGCATCCGCCCACGACTAAGTAGCAGTCCCCCGATTTCCAACGTGAGATGGCTTCGTTCAACACGCTCGACGACCTCGACGCCGAACAACGGGTACTCGTCCGCCTCGACCTCAACTCGCCGGTCGAAGACGGCGTCGTGCAGGACAACCGCCGCTTCGAGCGACACGCCGAGACGGTGTCGGAACTCGTCGACTGCAACCACCGCGTCGTGCTGATGGCCCACCAGGGTCGCCCCGGCGACGACGACTTCGTCTCGCTGGAGCAGCACGCAGACATCCTCGCGGAGCACGTCGATACGGACGTGAACTTCGTCGCCGACACGTACGGCGAGGAGGCGCTGGACGCCATCGACGCGCTCGAAGCGGGCGAGGTGCTGCTGCTCGAAAACGTCCGGATGGTCGACGACGAGTTGCCCGAGGAAGACCCCGAGACGAAAGCCGAAACCGAGTTCGTGCAGACGCTCGCGCCGGCGTTCGACGCGTACGTCAACGACGCGTACTCGGCGGCCCACCGCAAACACGCCTCGCTGGTCGGTTTCCCGCTCGTGTTGCCCGCCTACGCCGGGCGGGTGATGCAGACCGAGTACGAGGCGAACTCCAGCATCGCCACCCGAGAGTTCGACGGCCCCGTGACGATGGTCGTCGGCGGGACGAAGGCGACGGACGTCATCGGCGTGATGGACGCCATCGGCGAGAAGGTGGACAACTTCCTCGTCGGCGGCATCGCGGGAGAACTGTTCCTCCGCGCCGAGGGTTATCCGGTCGGCCGCGACGTCGGTGAAATGGCGCTCTTCGACGACCAGTGGGAGAACAATCAGGACGTCATCGAGGACGTGCTCCAGCGCCGCACGGGCCAGATTCGACTCCCGGTCGATTTGGCGTACGAGGACGACAGCGGCGAGCGCGCCGAAATCCCCGTCGAGAATATCGAGGAGAAGGAGACTGGCTACCTCGACGTCGGCTCCGAGACCGTCGAGGCCTACGCACCGACCGTCCACGAGTCCGACGCGGTGTTCGTCAAGGGCGCGCTCGGCATGTTCGAGGATGAGCGCTTCGCCGACGGCACTGTCGGCGTGCTCCGCGCCATCGCCGAGACGGACTGCTTCTCGGTCGTCGGCGGCGGCGACACCTCCCGCGCCATCGAGATGTACGGCCTCGACGAGGACGACTTCTCGCACGTCTCCATCGCGGGCGGGGCGTACATCCGCGCGCTGACGGGCGAGTCGCTCCCGGCGGTCGAGGTGCTGGAAGAACAGGCCGAGAGGTGAGCGAGACGCGGGCAGATCAGCCGGCGCGACGTCGACTGAGTCCTCGCAACCCGGTTCCGACGAGGTAGAGACCGAGCGGGAGGAAAATCACGACCGCCGCTGTGTCGGCGGGTCCCCACCAGAGCGCGCTGTCGACGCCGTTGACGAGAGTCGGCGACCGCGCGTAGCTGAGATAGTTGAACACGCGGTAGAGCGGCCACGCGAGGACGAGAAGGCCGACGACGAGTTTCGGGAGGGCGTCGATGTTCACGGTCCGAATCCGTAGTCGTCCCACAAATCTCTTCGGAGAACGGCGACGGGGACGAACCTCACGAACGTTCTTACCCGACTCGGACGAACCACGGAGTATGCTCGTCGGAATCGTCTCTGACACCCACGACAACCTCAACTGCGTGCGGGCGGCCGTCGACCGCTTCGAGTCCGAATCCGTCGACGCCGTTGTCCACTGCGGCGACATCGTCGCGCCGTTCTCGGCGACGCCGTTCGACTCGTCCTTCGAGTTCTACGCCACCCGCGGCAACAACGACGGCGAGTGGAACCTCCAGTCAGCCGTCGAATCGTTCGGCACCTACCTCGGCGAAGCGGGCGAGCTCGCGTTCGACGGCCTCGACGTGGCCGTCTACCACGGGACGAGCGGGACGCTCGTGGACGCGCTGGTCGACTGCGGCGACTACGACTACGTCCTCCACGGCCACACCCACCAACGTGACGTCGAAGAACGCGACGGGACGGTGCGCGTCAACCCCGGCGGCCTGCCGATACCGGGGGCCGACGACGCGTTCCACGTCGCCGTCCTCGACACCGAAACCGGCGAGGTGTCGTCGAACGAAGTCGCGTAAAAGGGAGCGTCTTCCGTCCGTCTGCTCGCCGTCGCTCAGTCGTCGGCGGCGACGAACGGCTGGTTCTGTCCGCCGAAGACGCTTTCGAGACCGACGCCGAGCGACTCGTTCGTCAGCGCGATGCTCTCGGATTTGCTCGCGCTGCCGGCGATGGCGCGGGCGGCGTCGATGTTCTCGGGAATCACGTCGCTTTCCTGGTGGATCGCCTGAAAGAGGTAGAGATCGTCGTCCTCTACGGCGATGGACTCCTCCCAGATGCAGTTCTCCCAGAGGTCACCGCGCGGCCGCCCGGCGTCCATCGCGAACTCCTTGAGTTTGCCCGTGCCGTCGATACCGGCGTGCTTCGGCACGAAAAACAGGCGCGACTCGCCGGCGAGCAGGTCGCGCACGTCCTCGGCCGTCGGCGTCGATTCGAGCGTCACGTTGACGCTGTGGGTGTGCATCAGCGTCGCCGGAACCTTCAGGCCGAGCGTGTCGATTTTGAGATCCGGGAAGATGGTCTGCACGTCGGGACCGTGGTGCGAGGGGAGCTTCACGGGGTCCGGTAGGATGTCGTTAATCGGCCCGCGACCGGTCTGGCCGGGGTCGCCGCCGCGGCGGACAAGCGTCACGCGCGCCTTTTTCACGCCGTAGG
This genomic stretch from Haloprofundus salilacus harbors:
- a CDS encoding ATP-grasp domain-containing protein, which translates into the protein MLRLAVTTDAETFERMRDPLSSRGVDVRHLRAKERAIRLTASPTETFDMGFVYPTRLMEGGALDFLHDIPWVNDRDAVLTSRNKAGVIAALSQADVPVPETTMVSNPLDDERLFAAAEVFDGPVVVKPNSTTRGTGIVRVDDADSLSGVADYLRLVHDYHATGDKSYLLQEFLPDARDYRAMVVDGDCVGGVERRLPAEACEDGRWKHNVHRGAEAAAVELPERHRRLAEEVAGVLDIPYLGVDLLETEDRLLVGETNARPTIDDDAKYDSGFYDRLAALVRRQIE
- a CDS encoding Hsp20/alpha crystallin family protein codes for the protein MKRDDRDDPFGDIFGEIERMMNEMTGGFEDQSGFTTETHVDVIDEGDHIRVVADLPGVDKDDIDLKCDGERLTISAASDRREYDERIQLPTRVDEHSASATFKNGVLQVTLDRIEDSAEIDVE
- the gap gene encoding type I glyceraldehyde-3-phosphate dehydrogenase — protein: MSEKSYLGRGEEVDESEVVRIALNGFGRIGRNVFRAVMDDPRIELVAINDVMDGEDMRYLSKYDTVMGRLDGVTLEDDRLSIGDTSAEVLNVQSPAELPWDDLDVDVALECTGIFRTYDDAHDHVEAGADRVIISAPPKGDKPVKQIVYGVNHDEYDGEDVVSNASCTTNSITPVAKVLNEEFGINSGLMTTVHAYTGSQSLIDAPKGKTRRGRAAAENIIPTTTGAAKATTEILPELDGKLDGMAIRVPVPNGSITELVVDLQGDPSADEINEAFRNAADGELAGVLGYTDDEVVSSDILQLPFSSTVDLNSTNVLENGGLAKILTWYDNEYGFSCRMLDVARYITEE
- a CDS encoding phosphoglycerate kinase → MASFNTLDDLDAEQRVLVRLDLNSPVEDGVVQDNRRFERHAETVSELVDCNHRVVLMAHQGRPGDDDFVSLEQHADILAEHVDTDVNFVADTYGEEALDAIDALEAGEVLLLENVRMVDDELPEEDPETKAETEFVQTLAPAFDAYVNDAYSAAHRKHASLVGFPLVLPAYAGRVMQTEYEANSSIATREFDGPVTMVVGGTKATDVIGVMDAIGEKVDNFLVGGIAGELFLRAEGYPVGRDVGEMALFDDQWENNQDVIEDVLQRRTGQIRLPVDLAYEDDSGERAEIPVENIEEKETGYLDVGSETVEAYAPTVHESDAVFVKGALGMFEDERFADGTVGVLRAIAETDCFSVVGGGDTSRAIEMYGLDEDDFSHVSIAGGAYIRALTGESLPAVEVLEEQAER
- a CDS encoding metallophosphoesterase codes for the protein MLVGIVSDTHDNLNCVRAAVDRFESESVDAVVHCGDIVAPFSATPFDSSFEFYATRGNNDGEWNLQSAVESFGTYLGEAGELAFDGLDVAVYHGTSGTLVDALVDCGDYDYVLHGHTHQRDVEERDGTVRVNPGGLPIPGADDAFHVAVLDTETGEVSSNEVA
- a CDS encoding type II glyceraldehyde-3-phosphate dehydrogenase, yielding MLKVGVNGYGTIGKRVADAVCAQPDMELVGVAKTRPNFEAETAVRNGYSLYAALPERVDQFDDAGVPLAGVVDDLVAESDVVVDTTPSGIGAQNRELYERHDTPAIFQGGEDADVADVSFNARANYDEATGAQFVRTVSCNTTGLSRLLAPLDETYGVKKARVTLVRRGGDPGQTGRGPINDILPDPVKLPSHHGPDVQTIFPDLKIDTLGLKVPATLMHTHSVNVTLESTPTAEDVRDLLAGESRLFFVPKHAGIDGTGKLKEFAMDAGRPRGDLWENCIWEESIAVEDDDLYLFQAIHQESDVIPENIDAARAIAGSASKSESIALTNESLGVGLESVFGGQNQPFVAADD